Proteins from a single region of Amycolatopsis sp. CA-230715:
- a CDS encoding helix-hairpin-helix domain-containing protein has translation MIRRLPDRASRGDACAALRTDRVPVTALDLGSESALDRLPRHETALVSPAGATQAEIRFSIREGMLGVDAVALAASANAATDSWQPSGPSVLVTQADTGVTLSNGGGAPSTVGQRVDAKCGQRFELVVSAVASPGCAVELAFVDELSAPVGDVVRLDLDPLDFDDRAAAGEVPAGTAEAELRIVLPPGGSVELSSLDLVIGAASEVGLYFVSEAPGELTMSGVAVRLDRAEPSVPSIPPGGLCPPSPPAGRGDGDQCLCGACGKDRPVGRGSPARTEAGRPASVTACPSCGTPRIQLGGRLVPGADPVALPRYRLPEHSEAVRSGPAVRAKLRVPAKLTAIPGVATSRAADLRAAGIRTVVALAKAEAATVAELPGISEKMAESFIAEAKRLVEERGEHVLFDR, from the coding sequence GTGATCCGGCGGCTGCCCGATCGGGCCAGCCGCGGCGATGCTTGTGCCGCGCTGCGCACCGATCGGGTGCCGGTCACCGCGCTGGACCTCGGTTCCGAATCGGCGCTGGACCGGTTGCCACGCCACGAGACCGCGCTGGTCTCCCCGGCCGGGGCGACCCAGGCGGAGATCCGGTTCTCCATCCGGGAGGGCATGCTCGGCGTCGACGCGGTGGCGCTGGCCGCGTCGGCGAACGCGGCCACGGATTCGTGGCAGCCGTCCGGGCCCTCGGTTCTGGTGACCCAGGCGGACACCGGGGTGACCCTGTCCAACGGCGGCGGTGCGCCCTCGACGGTGGGGCAGCGGGTCGACGCGAAGTGCGGGCAGCGGTTCGAGCTGGTGGTCAGCGCGGTCGCGTCGCCGGGATGCGCGGTCGAACTCGCCTTCGTTGACGAACTTTCCGCGCCGGTCGGCGACGTGGTCCGCCTCGACCTGGACCCGCTCGACTTCGACGATCGGGCGGCGGCGGGCGAAGTACCGGCGGGGACGGCCGAGGCGGAGCTGCGGATCGTGCTGCCGCCGGGCGGTTCGGTGGAACTGAGCTCGCTCGACCTGGTCATCGGTGCGGCGAGCGAGGTCGGCCTGTACTTCGTCTCGGAAGCGCCCGGCGAACTGACGATGAGCGGAGTGGCCGTGCGGCTGGACCGCGCCGAGCCGAGCGTGCCGTCGATCCCGCCGGGTGGCCTGTGCCCGCCGAGCCCGCCCGCCGGTCGCGGCGACGGGGACCAGTGCTTGTGCGGTGCGTGCGGGAAGGACCGGCCGGTCGGCCGCGGTTCCCCGGCGCGCACCGAGGCCGGCCGCCCGGCGTCGGTGACTGCCTGCCCGTCGTGCGGTACGCCGCGGATCCAGCTCGGCGGACGGCTGGTCCCCGGGGCGGATCCGGTGGCGCTGCCCCGGTATCGGCTACCGGAGCACTCCGAGGCCGTGCGGAGCGGCCCGGCTGTGCGCGCGAAACTGCGCGTACCCGCGAAGCTCACCGCGATCCCCGGGGTGGCCACGAGCCGGGCCGCCGATCTGCGTGCCGCGGGCATCCGCACCGTGGTGGCGTTGGCGAAGGCCGAGGCCGCGACCGTGGCCGAACTACCGGGAATCTCGGAGAAAATGGCCGAAAGCTTCATCGCGGAGGCCAAGCGCCTCGTCGAGGAACGGGGAGAACACGTCCTCTTCGATCGCTGA
- a CDS encoding nitroreductase/quinone reductase family protein, producing MHTSWNDQIIAEFRANGGYVSWSSDEDFAAGRPIPPRIPGFDERGMPLILVHHTGAKTGRERISPLFFQPVGDGWAVFGTHGGSPRDPVWYRNLVANPRAVVETGTERVPVVARLAQGVEREEIWAKEIALVPKFAEFEAAAGRQIPVVLLERVP from the coding sequence ATGCACACCAGCTGGAACGACCAGATCATCGCCGAGTTCCGGGCGAACGGCGGGTACGTGTCTTGGAGCAGCGACGAGGATTTCGCTGCCGGGCGCCCCATCCCGCCCCGGATTCCCGGGTTCGACGAACGGGGCATGCCGCTGATCCTGGTGCACCACACCGGCGCCAAGACCGGACGCGAGCGGATCAGCCCGCTGTTCTTCCAGCCGGTCGGCGACGGCTGGGCCGTCTTCGGAACCCACGGTGGCAGCCCGCGGGATCCGGTCTGGTACCGCAATCTCGTGGCGAACCCGAGGGCCGTCGTCGAAACGGGCACCGAGAGAGTGCCGGTCGTCGCTCGGCTCGCGCAGGGCGTCGAGCGCGAGGAGATCTGGGCGAAAGAGATAGCCCTCGTCCCGAAGTTCGCCGAGTTCGAAGCGGCGGCGGGCAGGCAGATCCCCGTCGTCCTGCTCGAACGCGTCCCCTGA
- a CDS encoding TetR/AcrR family transcriptional regulator → MAVAEPESTARRRAPRVDAIRNREAIIEVAAEVLAEQGTAVDVREIARRSGVGMGTLYRHFPKKEDLVHTVLNQDFSRWAESARQAAIEAEDPWAALTDFYQQALTGYARHRAIMENFALTWSVPDLDGLQKLRLVIERLCARADAAGLLRPGVTTDDLLLLLVSLGHAVQVTDECRPRLWARLLHVSLDGLRADHREPLPADRPRRKPRSRG, encoded by the coding sequence ATGGCAGTGGCTGAACCGGAAAGCACCGCGCGCCGCCGCGCGCCGCGCGTGGACGCGATCCGCAACAGGGAAGCGATCATCGAGGTCGCCGCCGAGGTGCTGGCCGAGCAGGGCACCGCGGTCGACGTGCGCGAGATCGCCCGCCGCAGCGGGGTGGGCATGGGCACCCTCTACCGGCACTTCCCGAAGAAGGAGGATCTTGTCCACACCGTCCTGAACCAGGACTTTTCGAGGTGGGCGGAATCCGCGCGCCAGGCGGCGATCGAGGCCGAGGACCCCTGGGCGGCGCTGACGGACTTCTACCAGCAGGCGCTGACCGGCTACGCGCGCCACCGCGCGATCATGGAGAACTTCGCACTGACCTGGTCGGTCCCCGATCTGGACGGCCTCCAGAAGCTCCGCCTCGTCATCGAGCGCCTGTGCGCCCGCGCCGACGCCGCGGGCCTGCTGCGCCCCGGCGTGACCACCGACGATCTGCTGCTCCTGCTGGTCTCGCTCGGCCACGCGGTCCAGGTCACCGACGAGTGCCGCCCGCGGCTGTGGGCCAGGCTGCTGCACGTCTCCCTCGACGGCCTGCGCGCCGACCACAGGGAACCGCTTCCGGCCGACCGCCCGCGCCGGAAACCCCGGTCACGCGGATAG
- a CDS encoding cell division protein SepF has translation MDTRRTGHGLGSTCAAPSYDEDAYGEDFADDHGVEAPERHIAVVRLNGFHEVRIIGEYFRRDIPVLFDVQDLDPADAKRVIDFASGAILGRRGDIQRVSNRVFLMLPPNTSVLTPQS, from the coding sequence GTGGACACACGCAGAACCGGTCATGGGCTCGGCTCCACCTGTGCCGCGCCCAGTTACGACGAGGACGCCTACGGTGAGGATTTCGCCGACGACCACGGCGTGGAAGCCCCGGAGAGGCACATCGCGGTCGTGCGGCTCAACGGCTTCCACGAGGTCCGGATCATCGGCGAGTACTTCCGCCGCGACATCCCGGTCCTGTTCGACGTGCAGGACCTCGACCCGGCGGATGCCAAGCGCGTGATCGACTTCGCGTCGGGTGCGATCCTCGGCAGGCGCGGTGACATCCAACGCGTGTCCAACCGGGTCTTCCTCATGCTCCCGCCGAACACGAGCGTCCTCACGCCCCAGTCCTGA
- a CDS encoding MFS transporter gives MTAGIAAPELSTSRRVWTVSVMCTAVGLVISMVTIVNTALPTLAADTGASQAQQTWIVDVYTLVLAALVLPAGALGDRYGRRAVLVIGLLVFAVSCAAPVFADSATWLITARALTGLGAAMIMPATLSIINASFPPERRGRAIGVWAAVAGVGGLGGLILAGLLLQHFSWHSVFLGPAALAVLLVFACATVPASREHHPERFDAIGAVLSALAIGALVFGILRVADLGWTSPMVLASIAVGVLLAGLFAWFEHRHASPLLDVRLFANPALAVGSISVTVQFTAAFGALFGLAQYLQLVQGYSALKSGLVLWPIAVSLFPLSLASAHLARRIGLRALTCTGLAVVIAGILLLGRLGADSAYLELAIAVCVLGAGVGVTAPAATSAILDNVPPSKYGVASAINDATREIGAALGIALAGSVLSSTYTSSLHPSTAALPAPAREIADSSLAGALSIAGHVGPAGRPLVTAARTAFTDGMWLSMLALAGIIAAGIIATTAIGRANRR, from the coding sequence GTGACCGCCGGGATCGCGGCACCGGAGCTGTCCACTTCGCGTCGCGTGTGGACGGTGTCGGTGATGTGCACCGCGGTGGGCCTGGTGATCTCGATGGTCACGATCGTGAACACGGCACTGCCCACGCTCGCCGCCGACACCGGTGCCAGCCAGGCGCAGCAGACGTGGATCGTCGACGTGTACACGCTGGTGCTCGCCGCGCTGGTGCTCCCGGCCGGTGCGCTGGGAGATCGGTACGGCCGTCGCGCGGTGCTGGTCATCGGCCTGCTCGTGTTCGCCGTCAGCTGCGCGGCGCCGGTGTTCGCCGACTCCGCGACGTGGCTGATCACCGCCCGCGCGCTGACCGGGCTCGGCGCCGCCATGATCATGCCCGCGACGCTGTCGATCATCAACGCGAGCTTCCCGCCGGAACGGCGCGGCAGGGCGATCGGCGTGTGGGCCGCCGTGGCCGGTGTCGGTGGGCTCGGCGGGTTGATCCTCGCGGGCCTGCTGCTGCAACACTTTTCCTGGCATTCGGTGTTCCTCGGCCCCGCCGCGCTCGCGGTGCTCCTGGTGTTCGCGTGCGCGACGGTGCCCGCGTCGAGGGAGCACCACCCGGAACGGTTCGACGCGATCGGCGCGGTCCTCAGCGCGCTCGCCATCGGCGCGCTGGTGTTCGGCATCTTGCGCGTCGCGGACCTCGGCTGGACGAGCCCGATGGTGCTCGCCTCCATCGCCGTCGGTGTCCTGCTGGCCGGGCTGTTCGCGTGGTTCGAGCACCGGCACGCCAGTCCCCTGCTCGACGTGCGGCTGTTCGCGAACCCGGCACTGGCCGTCGGCTCGATTTCGGTGACCGTGCAGTTCACCGCCGCGTTCGGCGCGCTGTTCGGGCTGGCGCAGTACCTCCAGCTCGTCCAGGGCTATTCGGCTTTGAAGTCCGGGCTCGTGCTGTGGCCGATCGCGGTGTCGCTGTTCCCCCTGTCGCTGGCCTCCGCCCACCTCGCTCGCCGGATCGGGCTGCGCGCGCTGACGTGTACCGGCCTCGCCGTGGTGATCGCGGGGATCCTGCTGCTCGGCCGTCTCGGCGCGGACAGCGCCTACCTCGAACTGGCGATCGCGGTGTGTGTGCTCGGCGCGGGGGTCGGCGTCACCGCGCCCGCGGCGACCAGCGCCATCCTCGACAACGTGCCGCCGAGCAAGTACGGCGTGGCATCGGCGATCAACGACGCGACCCGTGAAATCGGTGCCGCCCTTGGCATCGCGCTCGCCGGAAGCGTGCTCTCCTCGACCTACACCAGTTCGCTCCACCCGTCAACGGCCGCCTTGCCCGCGCCCGCGCGCGAAATCGCGGACTCGTCACTGGCCGGGGCGCTGTCCATCGCCGGGCACGTCGGCCCCGCCGGGCGCCCTCTCGTGACCGCCGCCCGCACCGCGTTCACGGACGGCATGTGGCTCAGCATGCTCGCGCTGGCGGGCATCATCGCCGCCGGGATCATCGCGACCACGGCGATCGGCAGGGCCAACCGGCGTTAG
- a CDS encoding TetR family transcriptional regulator, with protein MRRSDASRNREKILRVADKALASGTRVVPLAEIAHRVGLGRATVYRHFPDRAALGSAIAAAHLTTLAGIANEQRPFRDLLELVLTEQAARRPLVTLFRELPHREQRRCTDALVAALAPAFRRAQAEGQLRGDLELADLPLVFDLLETAIASGAAHGRPEASVRRIIAVVLDGLFAPGSL; from the coding sequence GTGCGCCGCTCCGACGCCAGCCGCAACCGCGAGAAGATCCTTCGCGTCGCGGACAAGGCATTGGCCAGCGGCACCCGCGTCGTGCCGCTGGCCGAGATCGCGCACCGCGTCGGGCTGGGGCGGGCCACGGTGTACCGGCACTTCCCCGACCGCGCCGCGCTCGGGTCGGCGATCGCCGCCGCGCATCTGACGACACTGGCGGGTATCGCCAACGAGCAACGCCCGTTCCGCGATCTCCTGGAGCTGGTCCTCACCGAGCAGGCGGCCCGGCGCCCGCTGGTCACGTTGTTCCGCGAGCTGCCGCACCGCGAACAGCGCCGGTGCACCGACGCGCTCGTAGCGGCCTTGGCACCGGCCTTCCGGCGCGCTCAGGCCGAAGGGCAGTTGCGCGGCGACCTCGAACTCGCCGATCTGCCACTGGTGTTCGACCTGCTGGAGACGGCGATCGCGAGCGGTGCGGCGCACGGTCGCCCCGAGGCGTCGGTGCGCAGGATCATCGCGGTGGTGCTCGACGGGCTCTTCGCGCCGGGTTCGTTGTGA
- a CDS encoding TetR/AcrR family transcriptional regulator C-terminal domain-containing protein, with amino-acid sequence MNQTSRRGRPPVTRQRLTPDRIVRTAIAMAEADGLDQVTMRGLARRLEVDAMSLYNHVPGRPALLDAITQQVLAGIELPVPTGNLGTDVRGAAHAFRAATLRHPNCAPLVLTRQLSSSAGLAPVDTVLGVLTRAGLSPERAVHAVRAILAYLVGTLLRETTSGPAFSGTDAGAAEQRLAELSGSPFPHVVASARHLATCDHAAEFDFGLDLLITALERQEGD; translated from the coding sequence ATGAACCAGACCTCGCGTCGTGGCAGGCCGCCAGTGACCCGGCAGCGGCTCACCCCCGACCGCATCGTGCGCACCGCGATCGCGATGGCCGAGGCGGACGGCCTCGACCAGGTCACGATGCGGGGACTGGCCAGGCGCCTCGAAGTCGACGCGATGAGCCTCTACAACCACGTGCCTGGCAGGCCCGCGCTGCTCGACGCGATCACCCAGCAGGTGCTCGCCGGGATCGAACTCCCCGTCCCGACGGGAAACCTCGGCACCGACGTCCGCGGTGCCGCGCACGCGTTCCGCGCCGCCACCCTGCGGCACCCGAACTGCGCACCGCTCGTGCTGACCCGCCAGCTCAGCTCGTCCGCCGGGCTCGCACCGGTCGACACCGTGCTGGGCGTGCTGACCCGCGCGGGGCTTTCGCCCGAGCGCGCCGTGCACGCGGTCCGCGCGATCCTCGCCTACCTGGTGGGCACCCTGCTGCGGGAGACCACTTCCGGCCCGGCGTTCAGCGGCACCGACGCGGGCGCCGCCGAACAGCGGCTCGCCGAGCTCAGCGGTTCGCCGTTCCCCCACGTCGTGGCGTCGGCGCGGCACCTCGCGACCTGCGACCACGCCGCCGAGTTCGATTTCGGGCTCGACCTGCTGATCACCGCGCTCGAGCGGCAAGAAGGCGATTGA
- a CDS encoding ester cyclase has protein sequence MNRFALPSEAVLRAREKVVLDHFHDEVRQEWDDVLATFPHPHYELIPSMTVHDGDSAVRGYYHDTRVAFPDQDHEIIALRHSADAVIVEFWLLGTHLGPLGKIPPTGGRHRTRMTAYFVFDEHENLVTERVYFDQLSILKQLFAGLDKRKPRDLATLGRAVAGALSMAGGAPDPRLTDTPPPEL, from the coding sequence GTGAACCGGTTCGCGCTGCCGTCCGAGGCCGTCCTTCGCGCCCGCGAAAAGGTCGTGCTCGACCACTTCCACGACGAGGTCAGGCAGGAGTGGGACGACGTGCTGGCGACGTTCCCGCACCCGCACTACGAACTGATCCCGTCGATGACGGTGCACGACGGTGACTCCGCGGTGCGCGGTTACTACCACGACACCAGGGTGGCGTTCCCCGACCAGGACCACGAGATCATCGCGCTGCGGCACAGCGCGGACGCCGTGATCGTGGAGTTCTGGCTGCTGGGCACGCACCTGGGCCCGCTCGGCAAGATCCCGCCCACCGGCGGCAGGCACCGCACCCGGATGACCGCGTACTTCGTCTTCGACGAGCACGAGAACCTGGTCACCGAACGCGTCTACTTCGACCAGCTGTCCATCTTGAAGCAGCTGTTCGCCGGACTGGACAAGCGCAAGCCGCGGGACCTGGCGACGCTCGGGCGCGCGGTGGCCGGGGCGCTGTCGATGGCGGGCGGCGCCCCGGATCCGCGGCTGACCGACACGCCGCCGCCCGAACTGTAG
- a CDS encoding PPOX class F420-dependent oxidoreductase: MTTMTDDEWRSFLTTGTRLAHLALTRADGRPHVTPICFVLDGDELAFALSPGSVKGKSLARDRRVALSVSDERQPYGFVTVEGEARVSAEPEQVKHVGADIARRYYPTQPPAALADSFVEAGFTAVRIGITKVIARSGLG; this comes from the coding sequence ATGACCACGATGACCGACGACGAATGGCGCTCCTTCCTCACCACCGGAACACGACTCGCTCACCTCGCGCTCACCCGTGCCGACGGGCGCCCCCACGTCACCCCGATCTGCTTCGTCCTCGACGGTGACGAGCTGGCCTTCGCTTTGTCTCCGGGGAGCGTCAAAGGCAAGAGCCTCGCCCGAGACCGGCGCGTCGCGCTTTCCGTCAGTGATGAGCGGCAGCCCTACGGCTTCGTGACCGTCGAAGGGGAAGCGCGGGTCTCCGCCGAGCCGGAGCAGGTCAAGCACGTCGGCGCGGATATCGCACGCCGCTACTACCCCACCCAGCCCCCGGCTGCCTTGGCCGACTCGTTCGTGGAAGCGGGCTTCACCGCGGTTCGCATCGGGATCACCAAGGTCATCGCGCGATCCGGTCTCGGCTGA
- a CDS encoding pyridoxamine 5'-phosphate oxidase family protein, giving the protein MTSHETHRIPVAESAEPVAEELSSPGGTPLTTLGWAEARTRLSDSGDFLLATSTAGGRVHVVPVLGVWSDGAVCVVTGRRTRKARDLAENDSCAITVPGHDVDIVVEGTAHLVRDTAWLRRIADLFPSKYPWWHPFVADGEFHDPADTALGNPQHVFAVVPTVVFAFGKEDGFSATRWRFPGKPLAVATEGALR; this is encoded by the coding sequence ATGACATCCCACGAAACACACCGGATCCCGGTGGCGGAGAGCGCGGAACCGGTTGCCGAGGAACTGTCCAGCCCCGGCGGCACACCGCTGACCACGCTCGGCTGGGCCGAAGCGCGGACGCGGTTGAGCGACAGCGGAGACTTCCTGCTCGCGACCTCCACCGCGGGCGGGCGAGTGCACGTGGTGCCGGTGCTGGGCGTCTGGTCCGACGGCGCCGTCTGCGTCGTCACCGGCCGCCGGACCCGCAAAGCTCGCGACCTCGCGGAAAACGACAGCTGCGCCATCACCGTTCCCGGGCACGACGTCGACATCGTGGTCGAGGGCACGGCGCACCTCGTGCGCGATACCGCCTGGCTGCGCCGGATCGCGGACCTCTTCCCGAGCAAGTATCCGTGGTGGCACCCGTTCGTCGCGGACGGCGAGTTCCACGACCCCGCCGACACCGCTTTGGGCAATCCACAGCACGTCTTCGCGGTCGTACCGACCGTCGTGTTCGCGTTCGGCAAAGAGGACGGGTTCAGCGCGACCCGCTGGCGCTTTCCGGGCAAACCACTCGCCGTCGCAACGGAAGGAGCCCTTCGATGA
- a CDS encoding AMP-binding protein produces MAALLEPMAFARPDEPALDDGQEALTWAELDRAVNGCIALLRERGLGLGDRLALVTGNSRYTFQALLACLHSGITLVPVNWHLTADEIAYVFGDCVPAAVIADPGTAATVSAALARHPAAGTRLRAVSGAVAHGGLEPLDDLLRTADGTEPDGQVCGSMLLYTSGTSGHPKGVVSTLLHAGAPLDKVNSLLTRLGDSVGLPRTGRNLLTGPWYHSGQLFLSLFPMLGGCGLVVRPRFDPADLLSVIDEHRITTTHLVPTHFARLLRLPPEQRAAFDGGSLELVWHGGSPCPAKVKRDMIDWWGPVFTEYYASTEGGMVTTIDSETWLRKPASVGRTVGSAQVLIVGQDGAELPPGRHGKVYVRRRPGRGFRYHNAPEKTAKAHLRPDTYTFGDSGYLDDDGYLVLTGRDDDTIISGGVNIYPAEVEAALLSHPEVQDAAVFALPDEEFGQRVAAALQVHGTGIPPDLESHCRERLAGFKLPRSVWVVPKMPRDPNGKLRRALFRVSGPAPGEVSVAGVALGAPAPLGHRPDRTVHNGASPADAAR; encoded by the coding sequence ATGGCGGCGCTGCTCGAACCGATGGCATTCGCGCGCCCGGACGAACCCGCGCTCGACGACGGCCAGGAAGCTTTGACCTGGGCCGAACTCGACCGCGCGGTGAACGGCTGTATCGCGCTTCTGCGAGAACGCGGCCTCGGTCTCGGCGACCGGCTCGCGCTGGTCACCGGCAATTCCCGGTACACGTTCCAAGCGCTGCTGGCGTGCTTGCACAGCGGGATCACCCTGGTCCCGGTGAACTGGCACCTCACCGCCGACGAAATCGCCTACGTGTTCGGCGACTGCGTGCCCGCGGCCGTGATCGCCGACCCCGGCACCGCCGCGACGGTCAGCGCGGCGCTGGCGCGCCATCCCGCCGCGGGCACGCGGTTGCGCGCGGTGAGCGGCGCTGTCGCGCACGGCGGGCTCGAACCGCTCGACGACCTGCTCCGCACCGCCGACGGGACGGAGCCGGACGGGCAGGTGTGCGGCTCCATGCTGCTGTACACCTCGGGCACCAGCGGTCATCCCAAAGGCGTGGTGAGCACCCTGCTGCACGCCGGCGCGCCGCTCGACAAGGTGAATTCGCTGCTGACCAGGCTCGGCGATTCGGTCGGCCTGCCGCGCACCGGGCGCAACCTGCTCACCGGTCCCTGGTACCACTCCGGGCAGCTCTTCCTTTCGCTGTTCCCGATGCTCGGCGGCTGCGGGCTGGTGGTGCGGCCGCGGTTCGACCCGGCCGATCTGCTGTCGGTGATCGACGAGCACCGGATCACCACCACGCACCTGGTGCCGACGCATTTCGCGCGGCTGTTGCGGTTGCCGCCCGAGCAGCGCGCCGCGTTCGACGGCGGCAGCCTCGAACTGGTGTGGCACGGCGGTTCTCCCTGTCCTGCCAAGGTGAAGCGCGACATGATCGACTGGTGGGGTCCGGTGTTCACCGAGTACTACGCGTCCACCGAGGGCGGCATGGTGACCACCATCGACAGCGAGACGTGGCTTCGCAAACCGGCCAGCGTCGGTCGCACGGTCGGGTCGGCGCAGGTGCTGATCGTCGGCCAGGACGGAGCCGAACTGCCACCGGGCCGTCACGGGAAGGTGTACGTCCGCCGTCGGCCAGGACGGGGTTTCCGCTACCACAACGCGCCGGAGAAGACGGCGAAGGCGCATCTGCGACCCGACACCTACACCTTCGGCGACAGCGGGTACCTCGACGACGACGGCTACCTCGTGCTGACCGGCCGTGACGACGACACGATCATCTCCGGCGGCGTGAACATCTACCCGGCGGAGGTCGAAGCCGCGCTGCTGAGCCATCCGGAGGTCCAGGACGCGGCGGTGTTCGCGCTGCCGGACGAGGAGTTCGGCCAGCGGGTCGCGGCCGCGCTGCAGGTGCACGGCACCGGGATCCCACCGGATCTGGAATCGCACTGCCGGGAACGCCTCGCGGGGTTCAAGCTGCCGCGGTCGGTGTGGGTGGTACCGAAGATGCCACGCGACCCGAACGGCAAACTGCGGCGCGCGCTGTTCCGGGTCAGCGGCCCCGCGCCGGGCGAGGTCAGCGTGGCCGGGGTCGCGCTCGGCGCCCCGGCACCGCTCGGTCACCGTCCCGATCGGACTGTCCACAATGGAGCCTCACCGGCTGATGCCGCTCGGTAG
- a CDS encoding class I adenylate-forming enzyme family protein has product MSEGVREHATRTPHAVALRDGTSSELTFAAVDLTVDRLVSLLRAHSVRPGDRICWVLHNRIEVLVLALAAQRLGALTVPLSYRASPGEFERMLAVARPRILVVERTTARLVPVTATACNRLDLDDPALDFTSWPVDERAAEPSGTDRLGAGSSLIFTSGTTGSPKAAVRTRGDRELAEAIARGFGIGDGSNFLSAGPLYHSGPLTCALMVLAKGGAVTVLPRFDAREWVAAAAKHECDGAFLTPSQLRAIVEVAERDKHRPTGLRHVIVSGEPFPGELKRRAVAAFGLVFLDCYGCTELGPLTVMPAADLLRRPRSCGKPFPGVAVRAFDGDRELGAGETGVLRARTPLSFTGYRGAYGDHPAESPGGWASVGDIGYLDERGYVYVVDRGNDLIISGGVNIYPADVEAVLLDHPAVRQCVVVGVPDERWGEAVCATVVTSADLTLDQLRTWLIGRLADDKRPRRLVRVAELPLNDTGKISRKRVREMLVARSEMRVR; this is encoded by the coding sequence GTGAGCGAAGGAGTACGAGAACACGCCACGCGAACCCCGCATGCGGTAGCGCTGCGGGACGGCACCTCTTCGGAGCTGACCTTCGCCGCGGTCGACCTGACCGTCGACAGACTCGTCTCGCTCCTGCGCGCCCATTCGGTGCGGCCGGGAGACCGCATCTGCTGGGTGCTGCACAACCGGATCGAAGTACTGGTGCTCGCACTGGCCGCGCAACGGCTCGGCGCGCTGACCGTGCCGTTGAGCTATCGGGCCAGTCCCGGCGAGTTCGAACGCATGCTGGCGGTCGCGCGCCCGCGCATCCTGGTCGTCGAACGGACCACGGCCAGACTGGTGCCCGTCACCGCGACCGCCTGCAACCGTCTAGACCTCGACGACCCGGCGCTGGACTTCACTTCCTGGCCCGTCGACGAACGCGCAGCGGAACCGAGCGGCACCGACCGGCTCGGCGCCGGTTCGTCGCTGATCTTCACCTCCGGCACCACCGGGAGCCCCAAAGCGGCCGTGCGCACCCGCGGTGACCGGGAACTGGCCGAGGCGATCGCGCGCGGTTTCGGCATCGGCGATGGCAGCAACTTCCTTTCCGCCGGTCCGCTCTACCATTCTGGCCCGTTGACGTGCGCGCTGATGGTGCTCGCGAAGGGCGGCGCGGTGACCGTGCTCCCCCGGTTCGACGCCCGCGAGTGGGTGGCCGCGGCCGCGAAGCACGAGTGCGACGGCGCCTTCCTCACCCCGAGCCAGCTCCGGGCGATCGTCGAAGTGGCCGAACGGGACAAGCACCGGCCCACCGGTCTGCGGCACGTGATCGTTTCCGGTGAACCGTTCCCCGGCGAGCTCAAGCGCAGGGCGGTCGCCGCGTTCGGCTTGGTCTTCCTCGACTGCTACGGCTGCACCGAACTCGGGCCGCTCACCGTCATGCCCGCGGCGGACCTGCTGCGCAGGCCGCGGTCGTGCGGGAAACCCTTCCCCGGGGTCGCGGTGCGCGCCTTCGACGGTGATCGTGAGCTCGGCGCCGGCGAAACCGGGGTGCTCCGTGCCCGCACTCCCCTGTCGTTCACCGGATATCGCGGCGCGTACGGGGATCACCCGGCGGAAAGCCCTGGTGGCTGGGCGAGCGTCGGAGACATCGGATACCTGGACGAACGGGGATACGTGTACGTGGTGGACCGCGGGAACGACCTGATCATCAGCGGCGGCGTCAACATCTACCCCGCCGACGTCGAAGCCGTGCTACTCGACCACCCGGCCGTCCGGCAGTGCGTGGTGGTCGGCGTGCCGGACGAGCGCTGGGGTGAAGCGGTGTGCGCCACCGTGGTCACCAGCGCCGACCTGACCCTCGATCAGCTGCGGACCTGGCTGATCGGGCGCCTCGCCGACGACAAGCGGCCGCGGCGGCTGGTGCGCGTGGCGGAACTTCCGCTCAACGACACCGGAAAGATCTCACGGAAACGGGTGCGCGAGATGCTGGTGGCCCGGTCCGAAATGCGGGTGCGCTGA